A region of Centropristis striata isolate RG_2023a ecotype Rhode Island chromosome 17, C.striata_1.0, whole genome shotgun sequence DNA encodes the following proteins:
- the LOC131990019 gene encoding vang-like protein 2 yields the protein MDNESTYSGYSYKSSHSRSSRKHRERRDRHRSKSRDSTLRGDKSVTIQAPGEPLQDTESTRGDDRDDNWGETTTVVTGTSVDSVSNEDLTRMSKDLEDSSPLECRRYLSPALGAVLGLFALVTPLAFLALPQLLWRDTLEPCGTPCEGLYISLAFKLLILLMSTWALFLRPPRATLPRFFIFRCLLLALVFLFVASYWLFYGVRVLEPRETDYRGIVGYAASLVDALLFIQYLALVLLEVRHLQPAFCLKVVRTADGESRFYNVGHLSIQRAAVWVLDQYYSDFPVYNPALLNLPKSILSKKMSAFKVYNLGEENNTNNSTGQSRTMVAAAARRRDNSHNDYYYEEAEVERRVRKRKARLVVAVEEAFTHIKRHQDEDAATSSPKHPREVMDPREAAQAIFAPMARAMQKYLRATRQQAYHSMESIINHLQFCITHNMTPKAFLERYLSPGPTLQYLDTNRARQWTLVSEEPVTAALRQGQVFSLRRLDFSLVVTVAPLPFLRLGEEFIDPKRHKFVMKLQSETSV from the exons ATGGACAACGAGTCGACGTACTCGGGCTACTCATACAAGTCGTCCCACTCACGGAGCTCCCGCAAACACAG GGAGAGGAGGGACCGGCATCGCTCCAAGAGTCGAGACAGCACCCTCCGTGGAGACAAATCTGTGACCATCCAGGCTCCTGGAGAGCCGCTGCAGGACACAGAGTCCACCAGAGGAGACGACCGG GATGACAACTGGGGCGAGACCACCACGGTGGTCACCGGCACCTCCGTGGACAGCGTCTCTAACGAGGACCTGACGCGGATGTCTAAGGACCTCGAGGATTCTTCGCCGCTGGAGTGCCGTCGCTACCTCAGCCCAGCGCTGGGCGCCGTCCTGGGGCTCTTCGCTCTGGTCACCCCGCTGGCCTTCTTGGCGCTCCCTCAGCTCCTTTGGCGGGACACGCTGGAGCCCTGCGGCACGCCGTGTGAGGGTCTCTACATCTCTCTGGCCTTCAAGCTCCTGATCCTGCTCATGTCCACGTGGGCGCTGTTCCTCCGCCCGCCCAGAGCCACGCTGCCGCGCTTCTTCATCTTCCGCTGCCTGCTGCTGGCGCTGGTCTTTCTCTTCGTGGCATCCTATTGGCTCTTCTACGGCGTGCGTGTGCTGGAGCCCAGAGAGACGGACTACAGGGGGATTGTGGGATACGCAGCGTCTCTGGTGGACGCGCTGCTGTTCATTCAGTACCTGGCCCTGGTGCTGCTGGAGGTCCGACACCTGCAGCCGGCTTTCTGTCTGAAGGTTGTGAGGACGGCAGATGGAGAGAGTCGCTTCTACAATGTGGGACACCTCAG TATTCAGCGTGCAGCAGTGTGGGTCCTGGACCAGTACTACAGTGACTTCCCGGTTTATAACCCCGCCCTGCTCAACCTGCCCAAGTCCATCCTCTCCAAGAAGATGTCTGCCTTCAAGGTCTACAACCTGGGGGAAG AGAACAACACCAACAACTCTACAGGTCAGTCCAGAACCATGGTCGCCGCCGCCGCTCGGAGAAGAGACAACTCCCACAACGACTACTACTACGAGGAGGCCGAGGTGGAGCGGAGGGTCCGCAAACGCAAGGCCAG GCTGGTGGTGGCAGTAGAAGAAGCCTTCACCCACATTAAGCGTCACCAGGATGAAGATGCAGCCACATCGTCCCCCAAACACCCGCGGGAGGTGATGGACCCCCGGGAGGCGGCCCAAGCCATCTTTGCCCCCATGGCGCGGGCCATGCAGAAATACCTGCGTGCCACCAGGCAGCAGGCCTACCACAGCATGGAGAGCATCATCAACCACCTGCAGTTCTGCATCACACACAACATGACCCCCAAG GCTTTCCTTGAGCGTTACCTCAGCCCAGGTCCCACCCTCCAGTACCTGGACACCAACAGGGCCCGCCAGTGGACTCTAGTGAGCGAGGAGCCGGTGACCGCTGCTCTGCGTCAGGGCCAAGTCTTCTCCCTGAGACGCCTCGACTTCTCCCTGGTCGTCACGGTGGCGCCCCTCCCCTTCCTGCGCCTGGGCGAGGAGTTCAtcgaccccaaaagacacaagtttGTTATGAAGCTGCAGTCAGAGACGTCCGTGTAA